One part of the Rutidosis leptorrhynchoides isolate AG116_Rl617_1_P2 chromosome 1, CSIRO_AGI_Rlap_v1, whole genome shotgun sequence genome encodes these proteins:
- the LOC139868421 gene encoding uncharacterized protein has product MDLEVFGSGNSIVADIVHSLTEMLLLIDQPNIILINADNDGNDDDEDDEYDYDDDDDEDENDDGDVDDNDNNDFDDDGDGDMFQVN; this is encoded by the exons ATGGATCTTGAGGTTTTTGGAAGTGGTAATAGTATTGTGGCAGACATTGTGCATTCCCTCACTGAAATGTTACTTCTAATTGACCAGCCGAATATTATCCTCATTAATGCAGACAACgatggtaatgatgatgatgaagacgacgaatatgattatgatgatgatgatgatgaagatgagaaTGATGACGGCGACGTTGATGACAACGACAATAATGATTTTGATGATGACGGTGACGGTGACATGTTCCAAG TTAACTGA